From Salipiger profundus, a single genomic window includes:
- the speB gene encoding agmatinase, translated as MKDFNQPLGGNAMPRMGGPATMMRLPTQDTAEGLDACFVGIPMDIGTSNRSGTRLGPRQIRDESRMIRPYNMATRAAPFDSLQVADIGDVPINTFDLKKSVGIIADTYRAILSHGVVPLTLGGDHTLTWPILRAMAERHGPVALIHVDAHSDTNAQMFGEEAAHGCPFRRAHEEGLLQNDKVFQIGLRGSGYAPEDFDWGRDKGWTVVPAEACWHKSLAPLMAEIRETIGDAPVYLSYDIDSLDPAFAPGTGTVEVGGLTTIQGLEIIRGCAGLNLVGCDLVEVSPPYDPAGNTAVIAANFLFEMLCALPGVARD; from the coding sequence ATGAAGGACTTCAACCAGCCGTTGGGCGGCAACGCGATGCCGCGCATGGGCGGCCCGGCCACGATGATGCGCCTGCCCACGCAGGATACCGCCGAGGGGCTCGACGCCTGCTTCGTCGGCATCCCCATGGACATCGGCACCTCGAACCGGTCGGGCACGCGGCTGGGGCCGCGCCAGATCCGCGACGAAAGCCGGATGATCCGGCCCTACAACATGGCGACGCGGGCCGCGCCCTTCGACAGCCTGCAGGTGGCCGACATCGGCGACGTGCCGATCAACACTTTCGACCTCAAGAAGTCCGTCGGCATCATCGCCGACACCTACCGGGCGATCCTGTCGCACGGGGTGGTGCCGCTCACGCTCGGCGGAGATCACACGCTGACATGGCCGATCCTGCGGGCGATGGCCGAGCGTCACGGCCCCGTCGCGCTGATCCACGTCGATGCGCATTCGGACACCAACGCGCAGATGTTCGGAGAAGAGGCCGCGCACGGCTGCCCCTTCCGGCGCGCCCACGAAGAGGGGCTTCTGCAGAACGACAAGGTGTTCCAGATCGGCCTGCGCGGCTCGGGCTACGCGCCCGAGGATTTCGACTGGGGCCGCGACAAGGGCTGGACGGTGGTGCCCGCCGAGGCCTGCTGGCACAAGTCGCTCGCCCCGCTCATGGCCGAGATCCGCGAGACCATCGGCGACGCGCCGGTGTATCTCAGCTACGACATCGACAGCCTCGATCCGGCCTTTGCGCCGGGCACGGGCACGGTCGAGGTGGGCGGGCTCACCACCATCCAGGGGCTCGAGATCATCCGCGGCTGCGCCGGGCTGAACCTCGTGGGCTGCGACCTCGTCGAGGTCTCGCCGCCCTACGATCCGGCGGGCAACACCGCCGTGATCGCCGCCAATTTCCTGTTCGAGATGCTCTGCGCCCTGCCGGGCGTGGCGCGCGACTGA
- a CDS encoding LysR family transcriptional regulator, whose amino-acid sequence MPPDPTATAPSDRKVGFSVETIDIRLIRIFMAVVEAGGLSAAQLELNLALSTISEKVSALEKRFGMKLCQRGRSGFELTTAGEQFYEECDRLLKALDQFGQRVGTLNAKMPRNLTIGLVDNMISDPRCPMSHALGQFTRQAPGVHLRLVALTPNELLAEVLARRVDMVVGSFPKVILGLDYIDLYEEPHHFYCSEAHPLFDVPETEVGIDTVRDHRIVARSYWGARDTRIFAIPSAHATVSDMEAEAHLILSGAFLGYLPEHMADVLSRRVKLRPLRRDLFSYSARFQIALRENWRSHAAQRLMVDSILEGLGDRAGSAPVPDRIADGRYR is encoded by the coding sequence ATGCCCCCCGATCCGACCGCCACCGCCCCCTCGGACCGCAAGGTCGGCTTCTCGGTCGAGACCATCGACATCCGGCTCATTCGTATCTTCATGGCCGTGGTCGAGGCCGGCGGGCTGTCCGCCGCCCAGCTCGAGCTGAACCTCGCGCTGTCGACGATCTCGGAAAAGGTGTCGGCGCTCGAGAAACGCTTCGGCATGAAGCTCTGCCAGCGCGGTCGCTCGGGCTTCGAGCTGACCACGGCCGGCGAGCAGTTCTACGAGGAATGCGACCGCCTGCTGAAGGCGCTCGACCAGTTCGGCCAGCGGGTCGGCACGCTCAACGCCAAGATGCCGCGCAACCTGACCATCGGGCTGGTCGACAACATGATCTCGGACCCGCGCTGCCCGATGAGCCACGCGCTCGGGCAGTTCACCCGGCAGGCGCCGGGGGTTCACCTGCGGCTGGTGGCGCTTACCCCGAACGAGCTGCTGGCCGAGGTGCTGGCCCGGCGGGTCGACATGGTGGTGGGCAGCTTTCCCAAGGTCATTCTCGGGCTCGACTACATCGACCTCTACGAGGAGCCGCACCACTTCTACTGCAGCGAGGCGCACCCGCTTTTCGACGTGCCTGAAACAGAGGTCGGCATCGACACCGTGCGAGATCACCGCATCGTTGCCCGCTCGTACTGGGGCGCGCGCGACACCCGCATCTTCGCCATCCCCTCGGCCCATGCCACGGTGTCGGACATGGAGGCCGAGGCGCATCTGATCCTGTCCGGTGCCTTCCTCGGCTACCTGCCCGAGCACATGGCCGATGTCCTGTCGCGACGGGTGAAGCTGCGCCCGCTGCGGCGCGACCTGTTTTCCTACAGCGCCCGCTTCCAGATCGCGCTACGCGAGAACTGGCGCAGCCACGCGGCGCAACGGCTTATGGTGGATAGCATCCTCGAAGGCCTCGGCGACCGCGCGGGCAGCGCCCCGGTGCCGGACCGCATCGCCGACGGTCGCTACCGCTAG
- a CDS encoding ABC transporter permease yields the protein MMRLLPWAYLLAAFVFIYLPVGTLVLFSFQEGGLPVPPFEGPSLRWYGDILSDGDLMGALGNSLMVAFGSSAVAVTLGFFAAYGLARHVLPGSALLRGLLIAPLTVSYLIVGLGLLIVLTRTGIGLSLVTAGIGHVVINLPLAFAIIYAAMGAQQQNAERAARDLGAGEAQVIALVTVPMLLPAILAAFFLSVTLSWDEFIISFLLTRFDVTLPVEIWSLLRSGLSPRLNAIGSLVFLVSVAVVLLLEILVFRKRP from the coding sequence ATGATGCGTCTCCTGCCCTGGGCCTACCTGCTGGCGGCCTTCGTCTTCATCTACCTGCCGGTCGGCACGCTGGTACTGTTCTCGTTCCAGGAGGGCGGGCTGCCGGTGCCGCCCTTCGAGGGCCCCTCGCTGCGCTGGTATGGCGACATCCTGAGCGACGGCGACCTGATGGGCGCGCTCGGCAATTCGCTGATGGTGGCCTTCGGCTCGTCGGCGGTGGCGGTCACGCTGGGCTTCTTCGCGGCCTACGGGCTGGCGCGGCACGTGCTGCCCGGCTCGGCGCTGCTGCGCGGGCTGCTGATCGCGCCGCTGACCGTGAGCTACCTGATCGTCGGGCTCGGCCTGCTGATCGTGCTGACCCGCACCGGCATCGGTCTGTCGCTGGTCACTGCCGGCATCGGCCACGTCGTCATCAACCTGCCGCTCGCCTTCGCCATCATCTACGCCGCCATGGGCGCGCAGCAGCAGAACGCCGAACGCGCGGCGCGCGATCTTGGCGCGGGCGAGGCGCAGGTGATCGCGCTCGTCACCGTGCCGATGCTGCTGCCGGCGATCCTTGCCGCCTTCTTCCTGTCGGTGACGCTCAGCTGGGACGAGTTCATCATCTCCTTCCTGCTCACCCGCTTCGACGTGACCCTGCCGGTCGAGATCTGGTCGCTGCTGCGCTCGGGGCTCTCGCCGCGGCTGAACGCCATCGGAAGCCTCGTCTTTCTCGTCTCGGTGGCCGTCGTCCTCCTGCTCGAAATCCTCGTTTTCCGGAAACGCCCATGA
- a CDS encoding extracellular solute-binding protein, with protein sequence MTRYGKTAVSTLALTLAAQGALAEGELNALVWCDHTDPALIEPFEEAHDVKVNLREYEGTGAALALLDQSRPGDWDVLVIDGIDVFRAVEAGILAPLPADELPTADFFPEVVMEANNTVDGTTYAVTEKFGYNTISYNSDKVDAADMESLSTVWSEKYDGRISIYDYYLPVMGLAAIAEGIPTADIDAEALDTIGGTLSTMRSRAASVAGVVAAQTALATGEVDIVVGGGEWLTAGLAGEQPELTWTIPEEGAVLWSQSIGVLEGSEQPDLALEFVKYITGPEGQARLATSSCFWGMPANAKAGDVLSDDQKALLRWDQQPDYLERTQLYPAPDMDLDIEMQDLWLETLQQ encoded by the coding sequence ATGACGAGATACGGCAAGACCGCTGTCAGCACGCTGGCCCTGACCCTCGCCGCGCAGGGCGCGCTGGCCGAGGGCGAACTGAACGCGCTGGTCTGGTGCGACCACACCGACCCGGCGCTCATCGAGCCCTTCGAGGAGGCGCATGACGTCAAGGTCAACCTGCGCGAATACGAGGGCACCGGCGCCGCGCTGGCGCTGCTCGACCAGTCCCGCCCCGGCGACTGGGACGTGCTGGTGATCGACGGCATCGACGTGTTCCGCGCCGTCGAGGCGGGCATTCTCGCGCCGCTGCCGGCGGATGAGCTGCCGACGGCCGACTTCTTCCCCGAAGTGGTGATGGAGGCCAACAACACGGTCGATGGCACCACCTACGCGGTGACCGAGAAATTCGGCTACAACACGATCTCCTACAATTCCGACAAGGTCGACGCGGCGGACATGGAGAGCCTCTCGACCGTCTGGTCCGAGAAATACGACGGCCGCATCTCGATCTACGACTACTACCTGCCGGTGATGGGGCTTGCCGCCATCGCCGAGGGGATCCCCACCGCCGACATCGACGCCGAGGCGCTCGACACCATCGGGGGGACGCTCTCGACCATGCGGTCCCGGGCGGCCTCGGTCGCGGGCGTGGTCGCGGCGCAGACGGCGCTGGCCACCGGCGAGGTCGACATCGTCGTCGGCGGCGGCGAGTGGCTGACGGCGGGGCTCGCGGGCGAGCAGCCCGAGCTCACCTGGACCATCCCCGAGGAGGGCGCGGTGCTCTGGAGCCAGTCGATCGGCGTGCTCGAGGGCTCCGAGCAGCCGGACCTCGCGCTGGAGTTCGTCAAATACATCACCGGCCCCGAGGGGCAGGCGCGGCTGGCGACCTCCTCGTGCTTCTGGGGGATGCCCGCCAACGCCAAGGCCGGTGACGTGCTGAGCGACGACCAGAAGGCGCTGCTGCGCTGGGACCAGCAGCCGGACTACCTCGAGCGGACGCAGCTCTACCCGGCGCCGGACATGGATCTCGACATCGAGATGCAGGATCTCTGGCTGGAAACGCTGCAGCAATGA
- a CDS encoding TetR/AcrR family transcriptional regulator: MTDDPSPERGWRGSQELWLDAAYAALVERGVDAVKIMPLANALELSRTSFYWFFKDRRQLLAMLLNRWEDTTTRPLVAATRDYAASQTEAMLNVIGLFLSDASFDARLERAVRAWAQQDADVLLRLQQADAERLAALRDMLAHWGHDPQDSDVRARTIYLVQVGYISMGVNEPLQERLARFPSYVEIYTGARPTKAEMDRLRGRIGAKV; this comes from the coding sequence ATGACCGACGACCCATCCCCCGAACGCGGCTGGCGCGGATCGCAGGAGCTCTGGCTCGACGCGGCCTACGCGGCGCTGGTCGAAAGAGGCGTCGACGCGGTGAAGATCATGCCGCTCGCCAACGCGCTGGAGCTGTCGCGCACCAGTTTCTACTGGTTCTTCAAGGATCGCCGGCAGTTGCTTGCGATGCTGCTCAACCGCTGGGAGGACACGACCACCCGCCCGCTGGTCGCGGCGACACGCGACTACGCCGCGAGCCAGACCGAGGCGATGCTGAACGTGATCGGCCTGTTCCTGTCGGATGCCTCGTTCGATGCGCGGCTGGAACGGGCGGTGCGGGCCTGGGCGCAGCAGGACGCCGACGTGCTGCTGCGGTTGCAGCAGGCCGACGCGGAACGGCTTGCCGCGCTGCGCGACATGCTGGCGCACTGGGGGCACGATCCGCAGGATTCCGACGTGCGGGCGCGGACGATCTATCTCGTGCAGGTCGGCTATATCTCGATGGGGGTGAACGAGCCGCTGCAGGAGCGGCTCGCCCGGTTCCCGAGCTACGTCGAGATCTACACCGGCGCCCGCCCGACGAAAGCCGAGATGGACCGGCTCAGGGGGCGGATCGGGGCGAAGGTCTGA
- a CDS encoding MBL fold metallo-hydrolase — MQRARAEDWYRTRTVGDDVTHIDEPFIHEFYRCNMWHVRGRDRDMLVDSGMGVVSLREWVPLVTERGLTAVASHTHFDHVGCHHEFDDRAVHRAEAEILEAPTRRATLADPYVTDDIFDVLPPEPYASDSYAVRPARPTRVLDDGDIIDLGDRHFEVIHTPGHSPGGIALWEPARGILFSGDIVYDGPLIEDTYHADAADYVRSMERMLELPVRVVHGGHFPSYGAERHREIIRSWLDGKS, encoded by the coding sequence ATGCAGCGCGCCCGCGCCGAGGACTGGTATCGCACCCGCACCGTGGGGGACGACGTCACCCATATCGACGAGCCCTTCATCCACGAATTCTACCGCTGCAACATGTGGCACGTGCGCGGGCGCGACCGCGACATGCTGGTCGACAGCGGCATGGGCGTGGTGAGCCTGCGCGAATGGGTGCCGCTGGTGACAGAGCGCGGCCTGACCGCCGTGGCGAGCCATACGCATTTCGACCATGTCGGCTGTCACCACGAGTTCGACGACCGCGCGGTGCACCGGGCCGAGGCCGAGATCCTCGAGGCGCCGACGCGCCGCGCGACGCTCGCCGACCCCTACGTGACCGACGACATCTTCGACGTGCTGCCGCCCGAGCCCTACGCCTCGGACAGCTACGCGGTGCGGCCCGCGCGGCCGACGCGGGTGCTCGACGACGGCGACATCATCGACCTCGGCGACCGGCATTTCGAGGTGATCCACACGCCCGGCCATTCGCCCGGCGGAATCGCCCTCTGGGAGCCGGCGCGGGGCATCCTGTTCTCGGGCGACATCGTCTACGATGGCCCGCTGATCGAGGACACCTACCACGCCGATGCCGCCGACTACGTCCGCTCGATGGAGAGGATGTTGGAGCTGCCCGTGCGGGTGGTGCATGGCGGCCATTTCCCGAGCTACGGCGCAGAGCGCCACCGCGAGATCATCCGGAGCTGGCTCGACGGAAAGTCGTGA
- a CDS encoding mandelate racemase/muconate lactonizing enzyme family protein, translated as MRIVDIREVTKPISSPIRNAYIDFSKMTASLVAVVTDVIRDGRPVVGYGFNSNGRYGQGGLIRERFRDRILQVDPDSLLNDAGSNLDGHRIWAAMMQNEKPGGHGERSVAVGTIDMAVWDAIAKIEEKPLFRLLAEREGREADPRVFVYAAGGYYYPGKDDSALRQEMRGYVDRGYTVVKMKIGGAPIDEDQRRIEAVLDEIGHEAQLAVDANGRFDLETAIAYAKMLRQYPLFWYEEIGDPLDYQLQAAMAEFYPAPMATGENLFSHQDARNLLRYGGMRPDRDWLQFDCALSYGLVEYMRTLDVLHELGWSPKRCIPHGGHQMSLNIAAGLGLGGNESYPDLFQPYGGFPDGVQVEDGHITMPELPGIGFEGKSDLITVMRALAE; from the coding sequence ATGCGCATCGTCGACATCCGCGAGGTCACCAAGCCGATCTCCTCGCCGATCCGGAACGCCTACATCGACTTCAGCAAGATGACCGCGAGCCTTGTTGCCGTGGTGACCGACGTCATCCGCGACGGCCGCCCGGTGGTGGGCTACGGCTTCAACTCGAACGGCCGCTACGGACAGGGTGGGCTGATCCGCGAGCGCTTCCGCGACCGCATCCTGCAGGTCGACCCCGACAGCCTGCTGAACGACGCCGGCAGCAATCTCGACGGCCACCGGATCTGGGCCGCGATGATGCAGAACGAGAAGCCCGGCGGCCACGGCGAACGTTCGGTCGCCGTCGGCACCATCGACATGGCGGTCTGGGATGCCATCGCCAAGATCGAGGAGAAACCGCTCTTCCGCCTGCTGGCCGAGCGCGAAGGCCGCGAGGCCGACCCGCGCGTCTTCGTCTATGCCGCCGGCGGCTACTACTACCCGGGCAAGGACGACAGCGCGCTGCGGCAGGAAATGCGCGGCTATGTCGACCGGGGCTACACGGTGGTGAAGATGAAGATCGGCGGCGCGCCCATCGACGAGGACCAGCGCCGCATCGAGGCGGTGCTCGACGAGATCGGCCACGAGGCCCAGCTTGCGGTCGACGCCAACGGTCGTTTCGACCTCGAGACCGCCATCGCCTATGCCAAGATGCTGCGGCAGTATCCGCTGTTCTGGTACGAAGAGATCGGCGACCCGCTCGACTACCAGCTTCAGGCCGCGATGGCCGAGTTCTACCCCGCCCCGATGGCCACCGGCGAGAACCTGTTCTCGCATCAGGACGCCCGCAACCTGCTGCGCTACGGCGGCATGCGCCCCGACCGCGACTGGCTGCAGTTCGACTGCGCGCTGTCCTACGGTCTCGTGGAATACATGCGCACGCTCGACGTGCTGCACGAGCTTGGCTGGTCGCCGAAGCGCTGCATCCCGCACGGCGGGCACCAGATGTCGCTCAACATCGCGGCGGGGCTCGGGCTTGGCGGCAACGAAAGCTACCCGGACCTGTTCCAGCCCTACGGCGGCTTTCCGGACGGGGTTCAGGTCGAGGACGGCCACATCACCATGCCCGAGCTGCCCGGCATCGGCTTCGAGGGCAAGTCGGACCTCATCACGGTCATGCGCGCGCTGGCCGAGTGA
- a CDS encoding ABC transporter permease yields the protein MSDGTARRGWGFTAPALIWTLAFFVVPFVVMGAMSLATLDGRTLVWDLSLANYIELGQKAYLARAIMVSLEITLTVTAVSVLLAYPLAWIIAFHVPRRWQRLALLLAILPFWTSYVVRSYAWLLVLAREGVVNNTLMALGVIAEPVTLANTRFATVTGFVHFFVMLLTLTIFSNLVQLSPNYRRAAMDLGANAFQTFRHVILPLTLPGIVTGAFLTFVLCIGDYVTPQILGGNTELTVPQVIMVQLGRRADFPLAAALAIVLMGIVSLAYLASARWLRLDRI from the coding sequence ATGAGCGACGGGACTGCCCGGAGGGGCTGGGGCTTCACCGCCCCGGCCCTGATCTGGACGCTTGCCTTCTTCGTGGTGCCCTTCGTCGTGATGGGCGCCATGAGCCTTGCGACCCTCGACGGCCGCACGCTGGTCTGGGACCTGTCGCTGGCCAACTACATCGAGCTCGGCCAGAAGGCCTATCTCGCCCGCGCCATCATGGTCTCGCTCGAGATCACGCTGACCGTCACGGCGGTCTCGGTGCTGCTGGCCTACCCGCTGGCCTGGATCATCGCCTTCCACGTGCCGCGCCGCTGGCAGCGGCTGGCGCTGCTGCTGGCGATCCTGCCGTTCTGGACCTCCTACGTGGTGCGCTCCTACGCGTGGCTGCTGGTGCTGGCGCGCGAGGGGGTGGTGAACAACACGCTGATGGCGCTGGGGGTCATCGCCGAGCCGGTGACGCTGGCGAACACGCGCTTCGCGACGGTGACCGGCTTCGTGCATTTCTTCGTCATGCTGCTGACGCTGACGATCTTCTCGAACCTCGTGCAGCTGTCGCCCAATTACCGCCGCGCGGCGATGGACCTTGGCGCCAACGCCTTCCAGACGTTTCGCCACGTGATCCTGCCGCTGACCCTGCCGGGAATCGTCACCGGTGCCTTCCTGACCTTCGTGCTATGCATCGGCGACTACGTGACGCCGCAGATCCTCGGCGGCAACACCGAGCTGACGGTGCCGCAGGTCATCATGGTGCAGCTCGGACGGCGCGCCGACTTCCCGCTCGCGGCGGCACTGGCCATCGTGCTCATGGGGATCGTGTCGCTGGCCTACCTCGCCTCGGCACGCTGGCTGAGGCTCGACCGGATATGA
- a CDS encoding ABC transporter ATP-binding protein has protein sequence MTAPVSLQGLNHYFNTFHALKDIALEIAAGEYVTLLGPSGCGKTTLLSVLGGFVQPTRGQVLIGGRDMTRVAPAKRPTTTMFQDYALFPHMSLCDNVGFGLRMAGQGRRARDARAMEMLDLVGLSDAADKRPHALSGGQRQRVALARALAVEPDVLLLDEPLGALDLKLRRAMQDELKEIQRKVGTTFVHVTHDQEEAMAIADRIVVMNAGRIEDEGTPARVYRAPATLFAADFMGEMNHIPAQVTDAGVETAFGALPSQGVRAGRATACLRPEAITTGDAGFALGAATVRDAAFFGTHCRAHVIPEAAPELVLIAHLPPGALPEPGARLMLSTDPAAVKIYPMEA, from the coding sequence ATGACCGCACCCGTGAGCCTTCAGGGGCTGAACCACTACTTCAACACCTTCCACGCGCTGAAGGACATCGCGCTCGAGATCGCGGCGGGCGAATACGTCACGCTGCTGGGGCCGTCGGGCTGCGGCAAGACCACGCTGCTGTCGGTGCTGGGCGGTTTCGTGCAGCCGACGCGGGGGCAGGTGCTGATCGGCGGGCGCGACATGACCCGGGTGGCGCCCGCGAAGCGCCCCACCACCACGATGTTCCAGGATTACGCGCTGTTCCCACACATGAGCCTGTGCGACAACGTCGGCTTCGGCCTGCGGATGGCGGGGCAGGGGCGCCGGGCGCGCGACGCGCGGGCGATGGAGATGCTCGACCTCGTGGGGCTCTCCGACGCGGCGGACAAGCGGCCGCACGCGCTTTCGGGCGGCCAGCGGCAGCGGGTGGCACTGGCGCGCGCGCTGGCGGTCGAGCCCGACGTGCTGCTGCTCGACGAACCGCTCGGGGCGCTCGACCTCAAGCTGCGGCGCGCGATGCAGGACGAGCTGAAGGAGATCCAGCGCAAGGTCGGCACCACCTTCGTGCATGTGACCCACGACCAGGAAGAGGCGATGGCCATCGCCGACCGCATCGTGGTGATGAACGCCGGCCGGATCGAGGACGAGGGCACCCCGGCGCGGGTCTACCGCGCCCCGGCGACGCTCTTCGCCGCCGATTTCATGGGCGAGATGAACCACATCCCCGCGCAGGTGACCGACGCGGGCGTCGAAACGGCCTTTGGCGCGCTGCCCTCGCAGGGCGTGCGCGCGGGCCGGGCGACCGCCTGCCTGCGCCCCGAGGCGATCACCACCGGCGACGCGGGCTTTGCCCTGGGGGCCGCCACCGTGCGGGATGCGGCCTTTTTCGGCACCCATTGCCGCGCGCATGTCATTCCCGAGGCGGCGCCCGAGCTGGTGCTGATCGCGCATCTGCCGCCCGGCGCCTTGCCCGAACCGGGGGCGCGGCTCATGCTGTCGACCGACCCCGCCGCCGTGAAGATCTACCCGATGGAGGCCTGA
- a CDS encoding isochorismatase family protein, translating into MSEDDYKNRSYGEIPVGTGFKPGIVVVDFQLGFTDPQYPLGGAPLVMRALENTEKLLEVARRYGVPVANCNTAYMNEREMPYWKITAVRETFRHDHPSAAIDPRIYDPAYDLTVCKKAPSIFFSTDVADFFTKERVDTVIITGCNTSGCIRASSIDSFSHKYRTLVPEDCVGDIEEQPHRDNLRDLGRRYVDVTNLADTLAYLERWHAAETASETA; encoded by the coding sequence ATGAGCGAAGACGACTACAAGAACCGCAGCTATGGCGAGATTCCCGTGGGCACCGGCTTCAAGCCCGGCATCGTCGTGGTCGACTTCCAGCTCGGCTTCACCGACCCGCAGTATCCGCTGGGTGGCGCGCCGCTGGTGATGCGGGCGCTCGAGAACACCGAGAAGCTGCTCGAAGTGGCGCGGCGCTACGGCGTGCCGGTTGCGAACTGCAACACCGCCTATATGAACGAGCGCGAGATGCCCTACTGGAAGATCACCGCCGTGCGCGAGACCTTCCGGCACGATCACCCGAGCGCGGCCATCGACCCGCGCATCTACGATCCGGCGTATGACCTCACGGTCTGCAAGAAGGCGCCCTCGATCTTCTTCAGCACCGATGTCGCGGATTTCTTCACCAAGGAGCGCGTCGACACGGTGATCATCACCGGCTGCAACACCAGCGGCTGCATCCGGGCAAGCTCGATCGACTCCTTCAGCCACAAGTATCGCACGCTGGTGCCCGAGGACTGCGTCGGCGACATCGAGGAGCAGCCGCACCGCGACAACCTGCGCGATCTCGGCCGCCGCTACGTCGACGTGACCAACCTCGCGGACACGCTCGCCTATCTCGAACGGTGGCACGCGGCCGAAACGGCCAGCGAAACCGCCTGA
- a CDS encoding LysR family transcriptional regulator codes for MDTALLEDFLALARAMNFSRAAETRNMTQPAFSRRIRSLEDALGTPLVSRTTRQIALTPAGRAFQPRAEAIVRMLADARHAVLEAAGRAERSLTLAATHALSYTFVPRWLTRVAGPSEVGTLNMVSDSHRQCLRLMQDGEASFFICHRGMTSAPALPEKQFRAHPVGADRLVPLCAPDADGQPRWRLDRTEPGAPFLAYGSASGLHTILETHWASRGRPKLRRAMQSMLAATNLEMAKEGQGVAYLPLSLAEDELALGRLVRATDETHDIPVEVVIHRPRARLTPHCERFWDMVTGN; via the coding sequence ATGGACACGGCACTTCTGGAAGATTTCCTCGCCCTCGCGCGTGCGATGAACTTCTCGCGCGCCGCCGAAACGCGCAACATGACGCAACCGGCCTTCAGCCGGCGCATCCGCAGCCTAGAGGACGCGCTCGGCACCCCGCTGGTCAGCCGCACCACCCGGCAGATCGCGCTCACCCCCGCCGGGCGCGCCTTCCAGCCGCGCGCCGAGGCCATCGTCCGGATGCTGGCCGACGCGCGCCACGCGGTGCTCGAGGCCGCGGGCCGGGCCGAGCGCAGCCTGACCCTCGCGGCGACACATGCGCTTTCCTACACCTTCGTGCCGCGCTGGCTGACACGGGTGGCAGGGCCGTCCGAGGTCGGCACGCTCAACATGGTCTCGGACTCCCACCGCCAGTGCCTGCGCCTGATGCAGGACGGCGAGGCCAGTTTCTTCATCTGCCACAGGGGCATGACCTCGGCGCCGGCCCTGCCCGAGAAGCAGTTCCGCGCCCATCCGGTGGGCGCCGACCGACTGGTGCCGCTCTGTGCGCCCGATGCCGACGGGCAGCCGCGCTGGCGGCTCGACCGCACGGAGCCCGGGGCGCCGTTCCTCGCCTACGGCAGTGCCTCGGGTCTGCACACGATCCTCGAGACCCATTGGGCATCGCGCGGCCGCCCCAAGCTGCGGCGGGCGATGCAGTCGATGCTCGCCGCCACCAACCTCGAGATGGCAAAGGAAGGCCAGGGCGTTGCCTACCTGCCGCTTTCGCTGGCCGAGGACGAGCTGGCGCTCGGGCGCCTCGTCCGGGCCACCGATGAGACGCATGACATCCCCGTCGAGGTCGTGATCCATCGCCCCCGCGCCCGGCTTACCCCCCATTGCGAACGCTTCTGGGACATGGTCACCGGCAACTGA